The Lutra lutra chromosome 16, mLutLut1.2, whole genome shotgun sequence genome segment GCTGCAGCCGCTCGGGCCGCCGACACCGGCATCGCGCGGGCCCGCGCCGAGCCCCCGCCCGGGGCCGCGTTCCCCCctcagccccgcccccagcccgacggccgcgcccccggccccgcctcccGCCCGCGCAGCCGGGGGGGCGGGGCCCAGAGGAGCAGGGCGGGGCCTGGGGAATCCGAGGGCCGGGAGCAGGGGTCCCGCGCGCGGGGGTGATCTGGGGAACCCTTCTAGGTTTGGGGTGGGCCCCTTTTTGGAGAGGGGCGCGGGGTAGAGTTCGGGCGAAGTTCTGAGGTGTAGGGCGAAAGCGGCAAACGCGCGAGGCTCGGGCCTTCTGCGTGCCCACGCGTACACGCCGGTGTGCTAGTGCGGACACGCGCGGGGGCAGCCATCCACTTCCTGAACATGAGGGGGCGCGAGATGGTAGAGAAGGAGGGAGTCTTTTTGGTTcgttcttccctcttctctctcagcGTCCCGGCAGGGAGTCTTGGGGATATGAAGGTATGGACTCCAGCACACCCACCAGGTCAATGGTGACATCATGGCTTTCCGTCCCCATAGCAACGGACGGCCTAGTCTGGGGCTGGGGTGTCTCAACCGCGGGCCTGGACTAACAGGGAAGTGTGGACTAGTTTCTCCAGCCGAGCTCAGGGTGGAAAGTTTTGGGGGAGCTGCGTCCTCTGGTGGATACTTAggggagacagagatggggaggaagatAGAATTGCCTACAGTGACAGTCCTGATGGAGCCAGAGACAAGCTCTAGTCATTTAAGGCTTGATTCAGAGTCTAACGATAATCACACCACTGTTTCGCGCTTGCATGACATCTTTTACCCTTTAAAAGCGCTTCTTTAAATCGGTTATACTCCATTTAGTTTTATCTTTTAGAGCAAGCAAtatcatcaccattttacagaagggaaagTTGAGGCACAGAGCTTTAACAGTCAGATGGAAAGTTTTAAAGACTCGGTCTCCTTGCTCCAAGTTGCCACTGCAAGACCACAAGAATGGGTCACATATGGTTAGAGTTTGAGCCTGAAGAACAACTTAGTTGTGTTCTAGGCCACAGGTGGCTGGCTCCCCAAATCTGATGTAAGCTCAGGTTTTGTGATTGTCCTTCAGACTGCCCTTTTACATATTAACTTGCATAAgttttattatgaataaataaaattaagtcgcAGTCTGCATGACCTTAAGAATGCCCTCGCGCGGGTCTCTCTCCAAACACTGGTCTCCACCTTCCGCGCTCCTGCAACAACTGCGCGGTGCCGCTGGCCCTTTAAGTAAGCCCgcgaggccccgcccccggcctggCGCCCCGCCCCCGAGCTGTCCGCAGCCGCCACTCCTCCCGCCGCGCGCCCCGCCCTCCCCAGCTGTGCACCCTCGGTCCAGCTGCGCTCTCGTCGGGAGTCCCAGACATGTCGGCGGAGAGAGAGGTAGCCGAGGTGGCCACCGTGGTGGCGGAGGCCGAAGCAGGGGCCGGAGAAGACGCCTCTTCTCAGCCCCCGAAAGCCGAGGCCGCTGGCGACGCCCAGCCATCCGCGACTTCCGAGGGGgccgccgccgcgccgccgccgccgctgcggTGCCTGGTGCTCACCGGCTTCGGCGGCTACGACAAGGTGAAGCTGCAGAGCCGACCTGCCGTGGCACCGGCCCCCGGTCCCGGACAGCTGACGCTGCGCGTCCGGGCTTGCGGGCTCAACTTCGCCGACCTTATGGCCCGGCAGGGGCTGTACGACCGGCTACCGCCGCTGCCCCTCACTCCAGGCATGGAGGGCGCCGGCGTCGTGATCGCGGTGGGCGAGGGAGTGAACGACCGCAAGGTGAGCgggacagggcagggcagggcgagGCTGCCCAGGCCACAGAATAGTGGGGCTCGAGtgggcgggggccgggggtgtGGCAGGGCGGAAGAAACTGGCATCGACCCGAGCAGACGGTCATGGAAGGCGTTGGGAAGGAGCCTGTGTTACGAGGGCCCTGGGGAACTGGGTTTATATTGGAGGGTAGGTAGTGTCGACAAAGTTATCGCCCCCTCCCCAACCATTTTTAACTGTGGCCGCCGCCCAGAAGCGGCGGCAGCGGTGGTGGTGGTTTAgggttggggtggtggtggtgggggggggacacaatAAGGCACCCGTGCGCATGCGCACAATGACCTTACAGCtctcccccacccgccccccgccccctgccatcACCCGGATTAAAACCACACCTGTACCCCCCGCCAGCAAACACTGCCTGGGTAATTGTGGTCTGTGACCCTGACTACGGATTAATGCTTTTACCCCCGAGGGAGCTTGAGGAGCTGTGTAGTCTGGGTTGGGCGGGGACGAATGACCCTGCCAGAGCCCCAGTCACATGCAGCCCCGTGGTCTGTGGGGGTGTGAGGAGGCCCCTCCCAGAGCAGGGCTAAAGAGATGAGGCACGCCCATCATGGAGGAGAGGGAGCCTGCCACCCGCTCTTCCACTGGATTTACACTGCTTCTCTGATCTTGGCGATGGTGGGGGCGAGATTGGGTCTCTGGATCTTTGTCTTAGGCTCTCTGTATCCCGTGACTGCACTATCTCCTTCTCCAGCGACTCAGCCAGCGGAGCCACGACCCCAGGCTGCCCTTGGGAACGTTGagggggcgggagtggggggaACACGACTCTGGCTTCCCCTTCCTCCGGGAGGACCCTGGGCTCAGAAACCCCTGCGGTGCCCATTTGgactggggtgtgggggtgtggcaCTGGGAGCAGGTTGGCCCAGCTCTGCCGGTCTGTTTCTCCTTTCGTTTATCATTAATCTTGGCCACAAACCCGGACAGCGGAGAGTTCCAAATGAGCGACTTTTTGAGGGACCCCGGGGTGAAGCCTTCGCACGTCATTTGTTCGGGTGTTTCTTTTTGGAATCAGCTCCCTGCAAGAGCGGCCCCCTCAGACGCAGCCTTCCTCTTGCAGGATCTGCCAGTTCCAGGTCCCAGAGCTGGAATTCTTGGATTTATTGTGCATGTCCACATCTCCTCCTTAGAGGGCTTTTGCCTCTATCCAGCTCTGGCCCCACCCTTTCCACTGACTTCTGAGTAATCCCGCTCTTGAGAAGGTGCTAAGaggaatttgtgtgtgtggtgggtgaGTGGGGGGGAATTGTAGTTCATGTTTGAAGGCCACCCACCTAACCTCCCTCCCCACACTTTCCGCTTAGTAAATACAGGATATCCTGTCCAGGGCAAGAACCTGATGTAAGAGGCTGGATTCTGTAGGGAgagccctccttccctcctgatGTCTGGAAAGGGGAGGGGTCATGGCCCTGCCCTGTGATGGGCCGAGGGGTGGGCTTTAGCCTGGGTAGGTGAGCCTGGCTCTGGGCCACATGGGTCACAACCCTCGCTGACTACTGCACTTTCCAGCAGTCCTGGGCTGTTTCTGAGTTTCCTAGTCCTGAGTCCTAGGGTGGAATGCTTCCATTCCCCAGACCTCATTTCAGGCCAGTGCTTGAAAGGAAACATCCCAGCCTGCCTTCAGTCCTCATCAGTGGGGTATGGGGCTTTGAGGACATgaaaaggggtgtgtgtgggaaCCCCGTGCCCTCTCTCCATGGATCCCAAGTCTCCTTAATACACAGAATTCCCATCATCCCTGGCAGGGACCAAAACAGACCTGGATTGTCCTGGAATAGCACCCACCCTTTTCTCTCCATGGCCTTCAGATTGAGGAGAGGCCTTGCTTTCTCCAATGATTGCTGcctttcctctgccctcctcttgaCCCCAGAGGCTAAGCTGGAGGGAGAGATTCTGTTTTCTTagctccctttccctcctgcaACGAGGCTCTTGTACAGGTGGCCAGGGCTGGTTGCAGGGACAGGTTGCCTCTTCCTTTTGGACTGGGGCTGTGTGGCTGTCCTTGTCCACCACCCCAGCTCCCTGTCTCTGGGTGAGGGTGTTTTCTGGGCCCCCAGTAGTGCTGGCTCAAATGCTTCTCATGAGGTAATTGCACCAACCCTAGAGGCTTTACAGGGACTTTATCGTTGTTATTACCTAATACTGTGAACTCTTTGCTCTGCCAGACATTGAGCTAAAAATtactgagtgattttttttttgccacttaatcctcataattgctctattttttacagacaagaaaactgaggctcagaaaggttaaatagggggcgcctgggtggctcagtgggttaggccactgcctttggctcaggtcatgatctcagagtcctgggatcgagtcccgcatcgggctctctgctcagcagggagcctgcttcctcccctctctctgcctgcctctctgcctgcttgtgatctctctgtcaaataaataaataaaaatcttaaaaataaataaataaataaaattaaaaaaaattaaaaaaaaaaaaaaggttaaatagtttttatttgcccaaggttacactGTCAGTAAACAGCAGAGTCCATTTTTTTGACCAAAACAGTTTGATGTCTTTAACAATACTTCGTGCAGCCCTAAGTATAAGCTTCTTGCATTCAGGGGTCTTACACAATAGAGAAGCATAAGATCTGTAAAGTCGAGATAAGGACGGTATCTACCTCAAAGAGCTGGGAAGGATTAATCGACTATTTATATGTAATAGGCTTATTATAGCTCTTAGAATAgggcctggcctctggcaagcACTCCAGTAAGGGTAAGTTGTTATTGTTTTCCATggtgttattattactattagcaTGAGGACTGTGGCTGCTTTTATTGCTACTTCATTGCCAGGAAGAGGGCCTTGTACGTAGTGGAAGGTCATAAATCGCCAGTGGGTGAATGAGCAAGGGACTGAATGATgctcttctttcattcttcaaGGTAGGGGACCGGGTGATGGTGTTGATCCGGTCAGGCATGTGGCAGGAGGAGGTGACTGTGCCCTCAGCCCAGACCTTCCACATGCCTGAGGCCATGACCTTCGAGGAAGCGGCTGCCTTGCTGGTCAATTACATCACAGCCTACATGGTCCTCTTTGACTTCGGCAACCTACGGCCGGGCCACAGCGTCTTGGTACACATGGCCGCAGGTGACAGGCCCCCTCCCTTTAtcccccctcctcaccccacccagaTTTCCTTGGGGCCCCTTCCCTGCAGCCTGTCTGGACGGTCGTCATGGCAACACCAGGCGGCCTTGGCCTATGGCTCCCAGAGGCCTCTGCCTTATTGTTGCCGTGGTAACATTCAGGCTCCAGGTCCAGCCTGGTGTGCTATCCATAGCAACGTGCCCTCAGCTGGCGGCCCCTCCTTTGCCGGCTACCCTCCCCCCCCATTTCTAAGTCATGGCCATTGGACCCAGTTGTGAGGAGAGAAAGCCTCAAAATGCTCCTAGGCCCATTGAGGATGATGAGCAGAGTCCTTGAGGGGCAAGAATGGAGAGCGCGGCGGGGTGACTCCAGTTCCCGCCTCATGGAAGGGTCTTGCTGCAGGGGGTGTGGGCATGGCCGCCTTGCAGCTGTGCCGCACTGTGGAGAACGTGACGGTGTTCGGGACGGCCTCGGCCAGCAAGCACGAGGTGCTGAAGGAGAACGGGGTCACACACCCCATTGACTATCACACGACTGACTACGTGGATGAGATCAAGAAGATCTCCCCGAAAGGTGCAGCTGGGGGTTGGGGTCTGGGCGGGGGCAGGATGGCCTAGGATAGGGAGGGGCACCTAACGCTGTTCctggctccccccgccccccgacagGAGTGGACATCGTCATGGACCCTCTGGGTGGGTCAGATACTGCCAAGGGCTACAACCTCCTCAAACCCATGGGCAAAGTGGTCACCTATGGTGAGTTTGCAGGCCGGGGGTGGAGAGGGCTGTGAGGGGAAGCCCCTGCATCTGAAGGGCAGGCTGCGGAGGCCCAGGGACTCCGGGACTCAAGCGGGCATCAGGGTTAGAGTGAGGATGGGTAAGGCGTCCAGATCGCTGCCTCCGGGGTGCAGCTGATGGCATTCTcatttgctccttttcctgcGAGTCACACGCAGTGAATTCTGTGTTCTTTCCGTGCTCCTCTTTGGGGTTTATTCTGGATGCAAAATccatctgcctgccttcctttgtCCTGCTCTCCTGGGCTTCTTGGGCAAGCTGCGTTTTCATCTGAAAAAGTCACACCCacaaaaatcagcaaataaaGATGGGGGCAGTTTCGAGTCCGCTGGAGTGCATCTGGGCCTGGCAGCCAGCGGGCAGGGGGTCCTCCTGTCATTCACCGCACTGCTGGGGATGATGCTTGTGACTGGCCCTTGGGGGCCGAGGAGCGTTGTTTCTGGCAGGGATGCTCTGGGCACCCGGACTCGCGGGCAACGTTGCCTTGTCCCACAGGAATGGCCAACCTGCTGACGGGCCCCAAGCGGAACCTGATGGCCCTGGCGCGCACGTGGTGGAACCAGTTCAGCGTGACGGCCCTGCAGCTGCTGCCCGCCAACCGTGCCGTGTGTGGCTTCCACCTGGGCTACCTGGAGGGCGAGGTGGAGCTGGTCCAAGGCGTGGTGGCCCGCCTCCTGGCTCTGTACAACCAGGGCCGCATCAAACCGCACATCGACTCTGTGTGGCCCTTTGAGAAGGTGAGTGGGACCCCTGCGTTGGGTGGGGGCTCTGGGGGCTGGGGTTCCTGGGAAGAGAAGGGCTGCCTCCTTCTGGCTGGCtctcggggggcgggggggtggcaCTGGGCAGCCCTGGGAGCCGGGTATTGTCTTCCTCCCCAGGTGGCAGACGCCATGAGGCAGATGCAGGAGAAGAAGAATGTGGGCAAAGTCCTCCTGG includes the following:
- the VAT1 gene encoding synaptic vesicle membrane protein VAT-1 homolog — its product is MSAEREVAEVATVVAEAEAGAGEDASSQPPKAEAAGDAQPSATSEGAAAAPPPPLRCLVLTGFGGYDKVKLQSRPAVAPAPGPGQLTLRVRACGLNFADLMARQGLYDRLPPLPLTPGMEGAGVVIAVGEGVNDRKVGDRVMVLIRSGMWQEEVTVPSAQTFHMPEAMTFEEAAALLVNYITAYMVLFDFGNLRPGHSVLVHMAAGGVGMAALQLCRTVENVTVFGTASASKHEVLKENGVTHPIDYHTTDYVDEIKKISPKGVDIVMDPLGGSDTAKGYNLLKPMGKVVTYGMANLLTGPKRNLMALARTWWNQFSVTALQLLPANRAVCGFHLGYLEGEVELVQGVVARLLALYNQGRIKPHIDSVWPFEKVADAMRQMQEKKNVGKVLLVPGPEKEN